In the Neodiprion virginianus isolate iyNeoVirg1 chromosome 2, iyNeoVirg1.1, whole genome shotgun sequence genome, ttaaaataaaatgttaaaagTTTAGGAGAGGATATTTTGCTACCGACCAATGTATGAcattttgttctttttcaCGGGCTTGTACTCCGTATTCCGGTATTACGAATTCCTCTCGAGGTTATTAACACCGATGCACTTATTACCGTTGCAATATGACGTAGTTGCAGCGCGTGGGTGGATCGTTAATGATAAAATGTGAGAAAAGGGGCAACAGTTACCGGCTCGAACGTACAGTTGTAAACGTTTTGAAGTCGCAGAATTTggaaattatagtttatataGGTATGTTATAACAATAAGCGGTTACGAAAAGTGATTTAAGATTAAGATATTAATTCAGTATTACATGTTTTATGAAATTTCCAGTGTCATCGGATGGATAAAAGCAAATCTCAAGAATCGATAAGTCGGTATTTCTGTACTACTTGCTACATCATCACGTCGCGGTAtcagaataataatatgaatgtTTGTACGCAGCTTGCGCGTTGAATTCAAATAGTCGTTattacgtgttattgtttcatttgttatttattcattgatcAAAGAATAAGTATAAACTATCAACATAGCGTAGATAACGTATATAGTAAACAGATATGAATATTTACAGCCTATGTCTTTCAGAATTCCCGCACCAAGAGTACTCGATCAGCCAGCTTTCGGCAAATTTTACTACTTCATACACTTCACGAAATACAGGGAAAATTCTATTCAATACAATTCAGCACGAGTTCAGTGGGATTATTACAAGTTAGAAATGATGGAGTTATGTGCTTTGTGATAATCCGAAGAAATGGAATctacaaaaagaaaacaacgatGTAATATTTGTATTTCAGAAATAGAATTTATATGCTAATCAGTGTCTCCAAACCCGTGACCTTTACTAATACGTATGTGATGTGAAGATTTGCCGAAGATGGAGATTAGACTCTTATAATGAtagttatataattatacaataattgaGTGACCTGCacttgtaaatataaattttgcCTAACAATTTCTTCATTAAAAACATGTTTCAAATCCATAATATTCGTCATTCAGGCGTGACTACGTATAATCACGAATCGACGGATCAATGGTTTACATTAAAAGGACCTGTTTCAAATTCGAAGAGTCGACAGCGACTTCGCTCAACGCATATACACGTTTTTAATTTGAATCCATTCTTTATCAACGTGGACCAGATTTTCCATTTATTGCTTCTCTACGACGTTGGGTTCTCTAACTAGTCTATTACACCAGGATACAGGCAAAAATTCATGACTTACATGAGAGTTACGAATCAGTGTGACACCGCGAATGAAactatttcaaattcatcacGTAATTTGATTTCGCGCTCTGCGTTCACCATCTCGCGTGTCACAGATGACTCGCAATAGTCAGGCATCgtcgaatatatttttatttttccacttaTCGCCTTTAATTAAGAATTTCTAATGATAGCAGTGAATCGTGACGAGATCTGTGTATAACGGTAGACTAGGGTGTGTGGCGATAAAAAGCGTGAGAATCAAATTGATGCAAGCGTTACATCATGTGGCATAAGTATAATTTTCGGGTGAATTTTTGCACACAAGATTTCTTCACCTTTCGACGAGACGTGTGAACTTGCatgtttatatacatatacgtgtacgtatgaATATATCGTGTATATGTAGCAAACGCTACAAATTAATTGattcttactttttttgttgttaattatattatagGTACGTGAGCGTATAATAGATGTTatagatagataaataattttattcgaatgtCTTTCCATTCGATCGTAACGTAGAGAGCATAGAAATAGTATAacaaaatatatgaaatatttataaaacagCTACATACTCACTGtaatttatgaaaaactgGTTCACAAGTAAGAATTATTCCTAAAATTAACGCGATACGTGTAATCAACGAGATTAAACTTGTCATCGTTACGATATgtgaatatataatttttcccCTCATCTCATTTTATCAAAACTATTTAACACAAACGCCGactctaattttttcacccatttTTGATATGGCTCGTATTTTTGTACAATATGGTGATTCGAAATTAAACGAGCCAACATTTGAACAACATTTTCCAGCTCgatattttcttaaaattccCCTCGAAgccaaattttcacattttacaGCGACGATATATCAATTGAAGAAATAGAATTGTGCATGGCCAAAGCCGTGCCGTTATATCACAcgttttaaatatatttacaaaacaCCAAACATAGCGTTTGAGatatacttacaattaataattaccTTTCTTACGGTTATAATTCAAGacattatattgtataatataatgttatATAATATCTagctaatttttatttcgtatgGTTTTTCTATCTACAATGCAGTGATAAGTCAATATATCGAAACTGTTACATAAAGGTATGATCTGTCGGTGTATATTTATTGGTCACCAGGTGAATGTTTGATAAGTAACAGCTTATGGCTTCGAATACTTTCAGATTGTGCATTTATTGACAATAACTGTATAGTACGACTGTTTTTACGTTTCTGAGGATTCTGCCGGTCAGTAGACGGAGCCAGAGATTTACGATAAAAGATTTCTGAACTACTCAGAGATAATCGGTTATCAGaataaaattccatttcaaaaatgaaattttcatgttcgctgaaatttttattttaataacaaaaagTTCCAGTCGATTGATTTCGTATTGATTTTTCTATTGTCTCAAATAATTCGGTACTGACGTACGAAAAGAAAGTGTCGAAAACAAAACACGCAATGGAATGAtaatatattgataataacTAATCACACTATACACTATACAAAAAAACGTTATATGCGATAATTTTACCGCGCATATCAATCACAATTTGCTAGCACTATCTTTTCAATTTACCTCACAGATTATTAGACGTATGTGCGAATGATGCGTAAACTTTCCAcaaagaaaaagtattcaCGTGAGGTAATTAATTGCATATCAGCGATGTACGGTTGTCTGTTGCTGTGTTGCGGCTCACACCTATTTCAATTTGAAGTTTTTTCTGCTCCATTTTGGACTGAAAACATATGCGTAAACTAGCACACGTAATCTTCACATGACAATAACTGTAATGATACATATCGATCTTATTTATTGACTAGAataagatataaatatatatgtatacgacTTAACAACAGCTTATCACTATCattttatcattatcattattactaaCACTTACTTAACAAAATGATTGCATTTGTTGTTCTGTTCAGACGAACAGAACTTTGtgtcaaatttgtttttttttttccttctccttttGGTAGTTAGGCACTACTAtgacaatatacatatataattatattttcattacttaATCAGTTAAGGTATACTCACAGATGGATAGATACACGGCCACGGGATAtgcttaaaaatttcataattcctactattgttttttattatacatttctGTATCCGGCTGTCTCTTTGGGcaagaaagtaaaattaatacTGTCGAGATTTATTCCACAGGTATCCAACGGAAAACTTGGATTCCCCATTGCTTTTCGGAAGGTCGAAATGCCAGTTTGGAAGGAAAAGagcatgtacatacatacatatgtacacgTCCATTTCTTTCTGCATAATCAATAATGGGACATCACCCTGTCATCTTGTAATGTGGATTGCCGAAAATTTGCTAATTCATCAGAATACATATTTCATATTCAGAGATCACAAcgtgttgattttttttcatactacCCTAATCAAGACTGGGATTAGACGATAACgcggtttatttttattttaaacttgcgacaaaaatttcagtcgcaagtaataattttatcgcGAAAATGAAGCATACACGTTTTCCGTATTCCATGTATCATAGATCGAGCCTTTGGGATACATCTCGAAATATTTCCTCTTGGTACGACAAGGTCTCGTTTTAATTTGCTCAATTCAGAAGAGCAGCCGGTCAATATCTTCCCGTATTTCCTCGTTGCAGTTCCGTTCAAGTTCTCGGCACAAAACGATTAATCTCACAGCCTTTCACTCCGCCTCCTAGTCATAATGATCTCCTCGGGTACCGCGCTGCAGCCTCTCCAAAGGCCGGCCTCTCATCACTGAGCTTTGTCCCAGAAGCGACGCTCGGCTTTTGCTCAACTGTCAAAGGGGTCAAATTTCAGCGAACGTGACTCAGGGAGACGATGGAGGGTGTTAAATGCCTGAAATAACTGGGAACTATTGTCTGCGTCGCCGGCACTGAAACGGTGCGATAATTTACTGCGGTGATCCCAGCACGTCGAAGGTGGTTGACATGCCGTCGCTGTCGAGGGTTCCTCGCTTCTTTCTTGGTTGTTGTTCATTGTGTAATTATTGTTCCCTAAAGTAACGACAAATATACAAACAACCCTTAAATGTCCCATAGTTCACAACACGTACATATAACAGTGCtaattgtgaaatttcttcgtttcttttttttgtttcccatTTCATGATCACCCTACAGTTTACAACCCGAATTAATGTCACCGGAACTCAATATAAAAGACttgaaataagaataattaaaaatattgctTCCGACTGACTAGGCGATTTTTCTCTATCATATGTATTTGGAAGTCTAACTTCACACGCAAGAATCCTGAAAACCCATCTTTACACGTTTTGGAATTTACCTGGTGACTGGGGCGACTGTGGCGAAGAAATGGCATGAGGAGAAAGAGGTTCGTAGGGCGGCGGAGGCGGCGAGGACGGTGATGGCGTCGGCGAGCGTGGAGAAGGTCTGAGAATGAGCTCCGGATTGAGTCCCAGGATCCTGAGGGCCCGATGCGAATTGGCAAGGACCCAGGCCTCGAAGAGGTCGACCGGCCAGTCGGTCTGTGTCACGGCGTTGGCCAGCCGAGGTGGATCCCAGCAAAGGGCGTCGGGAGGATGCGACGAGCTCCTGGCGAGGAAGCCGCTCCCGCGTCCCGAGGGAGCCGGGAGATTCGGATTGCTCTGGGGGGAGCTGGCGAACATCTGGAGCGCCTGAATAGCGTTTCGCACCTGCGAACGAAGGCGGGAACTCTTGTTATCAAGGGAAGCGAAAGCGGAAGTGGAACGGAATTGAATGTTTCCAGAGGTTGCCTGCTTCCACGTTATAATCACCTCGTAGCTCAGAGTCGCGACGTCCTGATGAAGGGTCGACACCTGAGAGTCCAGCCTTTCTACCGATCCTCGGATGTGGTCCTCGACCGATTCCTGCGCCATGATCGCCGGCCTTCCTCGAACAAGCACGCTTCTCGTCGCTCTCCGGCTCTCTTTGTATTCGTCCCTGAATTTCGAGGGCGTGCGGATAGAGTGACGAAAGTTATTTAAATTCCTTATTTTATAAGTGGATTTTTCCACGACTGACAAGGAAAGGGAAGGAAAACACCTCGCTGATTTTCATCATTCTACAGTTTcataatatattacaatatgaataaatattacacacgtattgttttttttttttttcctttgtttaAAAACCAATTCAGCCGTTTAAGGGGTAAAAACCACTTCTAAGGCTTACTCTCgaaaatctgaattttttttaataaaatcaattaaacATTATTTCCTATCAACAGGCGATACTATATCCGCAATGTTTTTAACCTCAGAGGTTGCATCTCCTACTTTCTGCGGGATAATTCAGGGGTAGTTTTTACCTCTTAGTCAATCGAAATATGATGTGAAAATATATGTGCTAAACGCCTATTGACCTACCACAATATATCACGGAACGAAGAAAATCGGTGATCCACACCTCGAGTACGTACTTGCCTTGTGAGTTTATGTTTTACGTTTCAAAGAACTGCTTTTCAACGACGGTAACACGGTTttagaaaacaagaaaaaggaaaaataataatgcaaGAATCGATCGAATACACGATGGGTTTACCTGAGCTTGGCGTGTCTGGGACTTGAAGCTGCGTGAAGAGGAGATTTGTTGGGTGGTGAGAGGGGCGAGGTCTCGCCTTCCTCAGGAATGTTTTCGTCGTCCTCGCTGATGGACGGAAGCGTCATTGAGGTAACACCGTTCATGTCACACTCTTGCTGAATAACGCGAGAAACAcgttttttatcttttttggTTTTCGGTTTTTCGTTGATCGAAAATTAAACCCAAAATAGGTCAAGTAACTGACCTCTGCCTCGTAACCCTCGCGAAGGTTGTAGGTCAAGTCATGCTGAATATCGTTGGCGAATTGATGCTGATATTCCGGGTACAAGCGGAGAACATCAACCAGGCCTTGCATGTTTATGCACTTCAGGTCACAGTAGGTGAGTGCTTTCACGTCGCAGCTTGATTTTACCACCACGTCGACTGGCGCGGATCCTCCGCCTCCCGTTCCACCCCCGTTACTTCCAGTGTGAAGGTGTATGCTTATGTCGCAGCCGACGAGGTCTCCTTTCCCTGAAAATCACGTCGCAGCTCATCCAATTTTCActcttatttcaatttattacgaCGTTCACACCTGGGTGACATCCTTGGAAAAGAATGTTGctttggtttgttttttttttcttacttgtGTTTCTCGGTAAAATTTCGTTACGTAACAATTCTGTGTTTCAAAGAttgtcaagaaaaaaaaaaattttcaccagggcTTACCTTGATATTGATCCtgtgtaagttttttttttttttttttcctctcgttgCAAGCCGAAgctaatttttcgtttcgagCAGAATATTTCATAAGATAGAGAAACTCATTGTGACTCAAGATTCACGAGATGACGCTAAATTTAATTGTGTCAGCTGTGGTATGATATTGTCTAATCTTGGGAGGACATTGTCAAGGATTGTTGAACCTATGAGGGGGTTCGATTTCGGCGAAGCTTGTATAATAATGGACTAGCTGGTGATGGCACTCACCCAAAATCGCAACAACCATACTGTTCTGAACAACTTCCATCGACCCGTTGCAGAGATAGTATATGTAGGAGAGAGCGTCGCCTTTGTGAATGAGGAATTCACCCGGAGCGCAGAAGTTGCTGCGAATATGAAGGGAAAGGAGCTTCAAGCACCCCTGAGACGCAGCTTCAAATATCGGGAGGCTGAGAATCTCCCGATGAAGATGCATGGAAACGTCGCCTCTGAGCTCTTCGGGAAACTCCTTCAGCGTCTGTGGATTATCATCatcgaccattttttttttttttttttttttcctacgtCCAACTATTTTCAGCCTCTAAAGCCACGTGCCTTCGTGCCGCTATCGGTCATTTGTTTCCTTTAAATTCACGGCGATTCATACGACGTTTCGTCGTATCAACAACAACCGGTAATGTACTTTAGTCGGATGCTAATAACCAGCAGCCCGTTGTTCTGCGTAACTTTTACTTTAAGCCCGTCAAACCGCGAGAAATGTTACCAACGAAAGTCAAACTACCGCGCGGTCAAACTGTCAGCCGCATCGTTAGTTATATGTCAAGTCTGCTGTTGGTTAGATGGAAAAGTCTGGAACTACAGCTTCCGTTTTTACGCGGTCATTCTCATCGTTGGACCaagaaattttgttacttGTTGTTAATGCAGATATTTTGCATCGTAATCAGGGGGATAAACAAAAATGTGGGAAATAAAAAAGCGATCAAAGCGATACGTGAATtgcgaaataaagaatgagTATTTGTTGTTTCGGttgagtttcaaatttttcgatcgtatggagttttccatttttcaatacTATAGTGTAAAACTACTTGTTCTTATCCGATAATcaatttgcataaatttttgCCGCGTCTTCTCATAACTgctctgaaataaaatataataaataaacatgaaTATGAATGATTACCAAGCACCATGGCTACGTATGAATATTCAGAAAGCAAAGTCGGGAAATAGATTGTTCTCTATTTCAGCCTCCGCAGTTCTTAATATCTGCAAATCAAAAAaagctttcaaattttacgattCCACAACTGAAGCAGATATTAAATGTCTATACAGTGTTAGCTAAACATTTAGCGCATGTTTCACGGATAATGCGATGGTTAAATGTGAATGATGAgttacatgaaaaattatacagatatcggttatattgtaaaatatttcaagttattttGTCTAATAAAGATAAGCTTAGAGCAGGGATCAGCTAAACAGAGGATTTAATAACGAACAAAGCAGGCAATTATTACTGACATCCGAAGCACAGTAAAACgttcgtgaaaatatttccgGATTTTATTGAGTCGTGATTTCGAAAAGCGAGTGTAAATATAACGGGCAAAGTGTATAACGAGAAAACCAGAAGTAAcgagagttgaaaaaattcatttttaacaaCTACGTGCTTCGTTTATttatagaaaatagaaaagaaactATATCGCGATCCCGTTGAGTGACAATAAACTGACGATAGAAAActaaaaagaaatgaagaagTAGTGAAACAGCAGTAaaacaagatgaaaaaataaaggatAAACTTTAGTTGTCGGGTGAAAACTAGGACGGCGAGTAATTGTCGATCGTATTCACTGTTCCATATTCAAACGGATTTACGTGCGTTCGCAAAGCCTCGAAGGCAGTCGGGGTTATTACAGGCTTTCGGTTCCAGATAGTTGATCGCTCTCCGTTGACTCTGTTTGTTCAGATGTCGGCTCGCAGACGAGTCCGAGCTTCGCTCCAGATgcagaaataacaaatgacAAACGACAGGGTACGACATAGAGTGCGATTAGGTACACGATGACATTACGCGTTACACACCTCCCTCACCTCGTGAATGTCGATGCCGTGGTTCAAAGACCACATTGTCTGAAAATAATCTTGCATTCGCTGTTTCAGTTCGTCCGGTATCTGATGCAGTGCCAAAAAGTCCTTCAGGTCCCTCCATTTGGTCTGATAAAGAGAACGACGAGAATACATCCGCTGTATTATGGCGGTTACGTTCCCGAATACAACCGCGTGCATCAGAGCTGAAAATAAGTTACCTCATCAATGATAATTGACgagtacgtatatatatataagcgaCGTGGCGAAAATTCATCGCTTCGTAAACTCTGGGCAAACCTCCAACACACCTGTAAATCTATCGCGGCCTTTCCGCCTTTCAAATATTGCCGTCCTCCTTTTATCATCAGCTAAGATAATGTATTTTCGCAACTTTCTTAACCGTCCcatttataattcaaaaccTGTTCAATCGCGGGACGAAAAGTTTGACGATTCGATACTGATatcgaattcatttattacagATAGCTTGGCGTTCTTGTTATTCAATTACGCCTACGAACCtggggaaaattttctacgCCAAACTACGAAACTGTTCCAAATGACGTAGAAAGCGAGTATAGATTTAAAGTTTAAATTTCAGAATCAAACTTTCTTACccttttgttcaaaaagttCGCAATCTCTATCGCTATCCTACTCTATAAAtggtaagaaaaattactaaacccaaaaacttttccaaaaaCAGTTTAAATATACATTTGAATGACGGTACGACacggtgataattttttacgttCCTAatcgaagtgaaaaatattataaaaagaTCCTTCGTGAATGttacgtttctttttcacctcGATTCAacagttttcgttttttcttccgaTTCTCCTTCCATACAGCCGCAATGCTGTATTACACGAATTGATTAAATGGAAGAATTGACGAACCTCCGATGAGCATGATGCAGATGGAGAATATCTTTTCGGACGACGTGTTCGCAGAGACGTTACCAAAGCCAACGGATGTCAGGCTGCTGCAAGCGAAGTACAACGCCGTAATGTAGCTTTCCGAATGAGTGACATTCTGGACGGATATCTTGAGCCTGTCAGCCAGGGTGTGGATCCAGCCTGCAAAACAATTAAATTTGACCAAGTAAAATACAAGGCTGCTCGCTTTGACGCGGTCCATTAGCGCACCCTCTCCATATTCGATAATGCCGCGCATTACACAACGTTGCTGATATACTGTACGTATACCGTACACGTATACACTCGCGCAGGTGAAAAGCATGCAGGGAAACACACACGCCGATATCTCCATCGCTGGCAACCAACGTGGTGGTTCGGTTCCACACGCGAGTTTctaatttaatcaattatccTCGTATGCATAATTCCTGCCGATCACTGCGCACGGCATAATGCGcgatgtaattattatcatccaCCTCCAAACTACGTGTAGCATTTGAGCTTTCGCACAACCACAATAATCGTTACTATCATCACCATCGTCATCGCCATCGTCATCGTCAAGATACGATTTGTCAGCATGACGTCATCATAGAAGCCTGAGCGGCGTTATTCGTGTTCCTGCGTTTTTGCGCACCACTTAAACGTTGAAAAGCTGCTACGTCACGTTCGTTATTATCGTGAGGTCAGTAATATTTGTAACCTAAATTCTTGCGGCAGAAGAAACGAGGATTGGATTTTCCTGGGTGCGGGATTCTAGACTCGAACCGCCAATTAGACACTTTCAACCTTTTCATCTTTTCGGAGATTAGAGAGGGTAGTTTTATCCTCCGGGTCGACGAGCGTTCGGGCTTTTCGGCCTTTTCGGCCATTGTCGCTTGCGGGTCCCCCGAGAGTTCGGAGAGAGCAAACTTCTACAGGTTTGACCCGGTACGCGGGAAGAGCTGACCAGACGTGTTTCCGCCTCTGAGGAAGTGCGTAGAGG is a window encoding:
- the LOC124297648 gene encoding potassium voltage-gated channel subfamily H member 8 isoform X3, whose protein sequence is MPARKGLLAPQNTFLDTIATRFDGTHSNFVLGNAQVPSIYPIVYCSDGFCDLTGFARAQIMQKGCACKFLYGPDTTEEEKAMIDKSLESKTELKMEVVFYKKTGKPFNCLLDIVPIKNEKGDVVLFLASHKDITDAKNLQPCELYDSDANGNLDPEAPPANYGRRRSRAVLYQLSGHYKQDNKHKLKINNTLLHSTAAPLPEYKTSAIKKSRFILSHYGGFKSCWDWLILIATFYVAIVVPYNASFVNTDRPTMVSDVVVEALFIIDIILNFRTTYVSRKGEVVSSSKSIALNYLKSWFLVDLVAALPFDLLYASDLYSGEDSGHSHIHLVKLTRLLRLARLLQKMDRYSQYSAMILTLLMLSFTLVAHWLACIWYVIAEKERLRNDREWDLGWIHTLADRLKISVQNVTHSESYITALYFACSSLTSVGFGNVSANTSSEKIFSICIMLIGALMHAVVFGNVTAIIQRMYSRRSLYQTKWRDLKDFLALHQIPDELKQRMQDYFQTMWSLNHGIDIHETLKEFPEELRGDVSMHLHREILSLPIFEAASQGCLKLLSLHIRSNFCAPGEFLIHKGDALSYIYYLCNGSMEVVQNSMVVAILGKGDLVGCDISIHLHTGSNGGGTGGGGSAPVDVVVKSSCDVKALTYCDLKCINMQGLVDVLRLYPEYQHQFANDIQHDLTYNLREGYEAEQECDMNGVTSMTLPSISEDDENIPEEGETSPLSPPNKSPLHAASSPRHAKLRDEYKESRRATRSVLVRGRPAIMAQESVEDHIRGSVERLDSQVSTLHQDVATLSYEVRNAIQALQMFASSPQSNPNLPAPSGRGSGFLARSSSHPPDALCWDPPRLANAVTQTDWPVDLFEAWVLANSHRALRILGLNPELILRPSPRSPTPSPSSPPPPPYEPLSPHAISSPQSPQSPGNNNYTMNNNQERSEEPSTATACQPPSTCWDHRSKLSHRFSAGDADNSSQLFQAFNTLHRLPESRSLKFDPFDS
- the LOC124297648 gene encoding potassium voltage-gated channel subfamily H member 8 isoform X4, with protein sequence MQKGCACKFLYGPDTTEEEKAMIDKSLESKTELKMEVVFYKKTGKPFNCLLDIVPIKNEKGDVVLFLASHKDITDAKNLQPCELYDSDANGNLDPEAPPANYGRRRSRAVLYQLSGHYKQDNKHKLKINNTLLHSTAAPLPEYKTSAIKKSRFILSHYGGFKSCWDWLILIATFYVAIVVPYNASFVNTDRPTMVSDVVVEALFIIDIILNFRTTYVSRKGEVVSSSKSIALNYLKSWFLVDLVAALPFDLLYASDLYSGEDSGHSHIHLVKLTRLLRLARLLQKMDRYSQYSAMILTLLMLSFTLVAHWLACIWYVIAEKERLRNDREWDLGWIHTLADRLKISVQNVTHSESYITALYFACSSLTSVGFGNVSANTSSEKIFSICIMLIGALMHAVVFGNVTAIIQRMYSRRSLYQTKWRDLKDFLALHQIPDELKQRMQDYFQTMWSLNHGIDIHEVRETLKEFPEELRGDVSMHLHREILSLPIFEAASQGCLKLLSLHIRSNFCAPGEFLIHKGDALSYIYYLCNGSMEVVQNSMVVAILGKGDLVGCDISIHLHTGSNGGGTGGGGSAPVDVVVKSSCDVKALTYCDLKCINMQGLVDVLRLYPEYQHQFANDIQHDLTYNLREGYEAEQECDMNGVTSMTLPSISEDDENIPEEGETSPLSPPNKSPLHAASSPRHAKLRDEYKESRRATRSVLVRGRPAIMAQESVEDHIRGSVERLDSQVSTLHQDVATLSYEVRNAIQALQMFASSPQSNPNLPAPSGRGSGFLARSSSHPPDALCWDPPRLANAVTQTDWPVDLFEAWVLANSHRALRILGLNPELILRPSPRSPTPSPSSPPPPPYEPLSPHAISSPQSPQSPGNNNYTMNNNQERSEEPSTATACQPPSTCWDHRSKLSHRFSAGDADNSSQLFQAFNTLHRLPESRSLKFDPFDS
- the LOC124297648 gene encoding potassium voltage-gated channel subfamily H member 8 isoform X2, yielding MFVRKHGAGASRRGGAAPMPARKGLLAPQNTFLDTIATRFDGTHSNFVLGNAQVPSIYPIVYCSDGFCDLTGFARAQIMQKGCACKFLYGPDTTEEEKAMIDKSLESKTELKMEVVFYKKTGKPFNCLLDIVPIKNEKGDVVLFLASHKDITDAKNLQPCELYDSDANGNLDPEAPPANYGRRRSRAVLYQLSGHYKQDNKHKLKINNTLLHSTAAPLPEYKTSAIKKSRFILSHYGGFKSCWDWLILIATFYVAIVVPYNASFVNTDRPTMVSDVVVEALFIIDIILNFRTTYVSRKGEVVSSSKSIALNYLKSWFLVDLVAALPFDLLYASDLYSGEDSGHSHIHLVKLTRLLRLARLLQKMDRYSQYSAMILTLLMLSFTLVAHWLACIWYVIAEKERLRNDREWDLGWIHTLADRLKISVQNVTHSESYITALYFACSSLTSVGFGNVSANTSSEKIFSICIMLIGALMHAVVFGNVTAIIQRMYSRRSLYQTKWRDLKDFLALHQIPDELKQRMQDYFQTMWSLNHGIDIHEVRETLKEFPEELRGDVSMHLHREILSLPIFEAASQGCLKLLSLHIRSNFCAPGEFLIHKGDALSYIYYLCNGSMEVVQNSMVVAILGKGDLVGCDISIHLHTGSNGGGTGGGGSAPVDVVVKSSCDVKALTYCDLKCINMQGLVDVLRLYPEYQHQFANDIQHDLTYNLREGYEAEQECDMNGVTSMTLPSISEDDENIPEEGETSPLSPPNKSPLHAASSPRHAKLRDEYKESRRATRSVLVRGRPAIMAQESVEDHIRGSVERLDSQVSTLHQDVATLSYEVRNAIQALQMFASSPQSNPNLPAPSGRGSGFLARSSSHPPDALCWDPPRLANAVTQTDWPVDLFEAWVLANSHRALRILGLNPELILRPSPRSPTPSPSSPPPPPYEPLSPHAISSPQSPQSPGNNNYTMNNNQERSEEPSTATACQPPSTCWDHRSKLSHRFSAGDADNSSQLFQAFNTLHRLPESRSLKFDPFDS
- the LOC124297648 gene encoding potassium voltage-gated channel subfamily H member 8 isoform X1 gives rise to the protein MPARKGLLAPQNTFLDTIATRFDGTHSNFVLGNAQVPSIYPIVYCSDGFCDLTGFARAQIMQKGCACKFLYGPDTTEEEKAMIDKSLESKTELKMEVVFYKKTGKPFNCLLDIVPIKNEKGDVVLFLASHKDITDAKNLQPCELYDSDANGNLDPEAPPANYGRRRSRAVLYQLSGHYKQDNKHKLKINNTLLHSTAAPLPEYKTSAIKKSRFILSHYGGFKSCWDWLILIATFYVAIVVPYNASFVNTDRPTMVSDVVVEALFIIDIILNFRTTYVSRKGEVVSSSKSIALNYLKSWFLVDLVAALPFDLLYASDLYSGEDSGHSHIHLVKLTRLLRLARLLQKMDRYSQYSAMILTLLMLSFTLVAHWLACIWYVIAEKERLRNDREWDLGWIHTLADRLKISVQNVTHSESYITALYFACSSLTSVGFGNVSANTSSEKIFSICIMLIGALMHAVVFGNVTAIIQRMYSRRSLYQTKWRDLKDFLALHQIPDELKQRMQDYFQTMWSLNHGIDIHEVRETLKEFPEELRGDVSMHLHREILSLPIFEAASQGCLKLLSLHIRSNFCAPGEFLIHKGDALSYIYYLCNGSMEVVQNSMVVAILGKGDLVGCDISIHLHTGSNGGGTGGGGSAPVDVVVKSSCDVKALTYCDLKCINMQGLVDVLRLYPEYQHQFANDIQHDLTYNLREGYEAEQECDMNGVTSMTLPSISEDDENIPEEGETSPLSPPNKSPLHAASSPRHAKLRDEYKESRRATRSVLVRGRPAIMAQESVEDHIRGSVERLDSQVSTLHQDVATLSYEVRNAIQALQMFASSPQSNPNLPAPSGRGSGFLARSSSHPPDALCWDPPRLANAVTQTDWPVDLFEAWVLANSHRALRILGLNPELILRPSPRSPTPSPSSPPPPPYEPLSPHAISSPQSPQSPGNNNYTMNNNQERSEEPSTATACQPPSTCWDHRSKLSHRFSAGDADNSSQLFQAFNTLHRLPESRSLKFDPFDS